The genomic segment CCATAAGCTTTAATTTTGCGAATAATTTCGGCTTTCTCGTTGTCCATTGAGGTTCACTCCTTATGAGGTGAGGATGGCGAAATAGGGAAAGCGCCCAGATTCATTGTATGTCTACTCTTGTCAAAACGTTCGGGTATATCGCAGTTTGTGAGGGAAATTATTAATCGGGTTAACCTTTTATTCGACAATCTCGGATGGTATAATTGGAATTAAAGAGAAATTGGACAGGAAGCGGGTGTATGAATGGTTTCTGATGAATTTACTCGATTGTGGACGAAGCTAAGCAGAGAATGGAGGACAGGTCTGGAAGAGGGACTGGCGCCGCTCACGGAAGGCCAGCTGAATGTGCTGGATTTATTGCTGCAACACCAACCGATGAAGCCATCCGATCTGCTGCAGCATTTGGCAACGACTCCAGCAGCGATTACTACTTTGCTCGATCGTATGGAGCGCAATGAACTAATTGTACGTACAAGAGATACAGCCGATAGACGAATTGTATGGGTATCCGTATCAGGCAAAGGGAAATCAGAGGCACAGCGTGGCAAGGAAGTACGAACGAAGCTTATTTCCGAAGCGCTAGACCGGATTTCTTCCCATAATCAACAGCTGCTTGTTTATTTATTAGGCAAGGTAGCCAATAGATAGTTCCGCTAATTCAGAGTGCAGGTGGAACTGGCGGCAAGGCAAGACGCCGCTATATTCTGGACAATAAGGGCGTTGCTGTCCTAAGATGGCAACGCCCTTTTATGTTTGCTTATCTTGTTACCCGATCTGCCCTGAGGAGCAGCGCTTAGGACATCGATTCGAGCCGGGTGCGCAGCAGGCTGAGATTTTTTTTCAGAGCGGCATATAGATCTGGCGTAAGCAGCTTGCTCGACTGCTCCGCAAGCGTTTGCTCAACAGGCAAAATGCGATAGCGATAATTATGATCCGGTTTGTATCGGTAAACCCAAGTCGGAATGGCTTCAATATCGGCAAGCTGAATGCTGCCGTCCCCGTTATTTTTGCGAATAAGCACTTGATAAATGACGCCATAATCCTTCGTGTCTCCACGTTGGTTGGAAATAAAATTGCCCATCGAATAAATGATAAGCCCTTGGCGCTCGCGCCCGTCGTCATCTGTTGCCTCCAGCACCTCATAGGGCTGAATAACATGCGTATGCGAGCCTGCGATAATGTCGGCTCCTTCCGCAATCAGCTTGCGGGCAAGCGTCTTCTGCTCCTCATTGGGCTTCGTCTGATACTCCGTTCCAAAATGGAGCGCTACCGTAACAAAATCGGCGCCTGCTTTCTTAAGCTTCTTAATATCGGCAATCATTTTTTGCTCATCAATTAGCGGAACCATATATGGCTTTCCTTTTGGAATAGCGATGCCGTTCGTGCCATACGTGTAAGCGAGCAGCCCCATGCGAATCCCGTTTTTTTCGACGATGATGTTTGTATCCGCTTCCTTTTGTGTGGCGGCGGAGCCTTTTATTATAAACTCTTTCTCTTTCATATGCTTCAGCGTCAGCAGCAGGCCTTTCTCGCCTTTGTCGAGCATATGATTGTTGGCATTGGTCAATATGTTGAAGCCGGCGTTTTGCAGCGCATCGAGCAGGGCAACGGGCGCATTAAATGTCGGGTAACCCGTATAAGCGAACGCGGAGCCGGCTACAGGCGTTTCTAAATTCGCCAAAACCCAGTCGCCTTCTTTCAATATCGGCGCTACATCTTGAAAGAAAGGATCGAAGTTATAGCTTTTCGTCTTTTTGTTATAAGCACCCGGCAGCTCCGGGGAATGCATCATAATATCGCCAACGGCGACCCATAGCGCTTCCTGATAGCTGTTAGAAGGGCTGGATGGGGGAACGATGGCTTCCTGCGTTGTAGTGGTCTCGGGTAATGGCTCAGATGAAGGCACAGGGGAGGTCGTTGCACTAGGAGCTGTAGCTGGTTGTGCGCTGGTGCTCGATTCCCGCGCCACTAGCATCGTGGAATCGACGCTGTTAGCGGTAAACGGTAATGAGCCTGCTAGCGGCGGGAAAAAAATAATAAGGACTCCTGCTGCTGCCAGCAGCAGCAGGATCATATTGACGGCGAGATGAATTTTAGTCCTTCGGCGCATGGACGGATTCTCCTTCAGCCAGGTAGACGTCTGCTGCGGCTTCCAGCTCCGCTTGCGGCCACCAGCTCCAGGCTTTCGACCCATAAGGGATGGAGCGGAAGCAGACGTGTTCCTTCGTTATGGGATGGGAAACCGAAACGGAAGTAGACCAAAGCGCGATATCGTTAACACCGCCCGTTTGCGGCGCTCCATATTTGCGGTCGGCCACCAGCGGGCAGCCGATAAAGGCCATTTGTGCCCGAATTTGATGGGGCCGTCCCGTATGCAGCATAACAGCTATGAGAGAATAACGGTCTGTACTGGCAATAACCGTATATTCGAGCACAGCCTCCTTCGCTTCCGGTGCTTCCTGCTTGAATACGGTCACCTGGTTAAGCTTCGCATCCTTGCGGATAAAGTGGCGAAGCTTGCCGCTTGCCGCGTGAGGCTTGCCATGTACGACACACACATAGGTTTTGCCAAAATTTCTGCTGCGGACTGCCTCGGAGAGCCGTGAGGCCGCTTTCGAGGTTTTGGCGAACAGCATGGCGCCGCCCACAGGCTGATCCAGCCGGTGAATAAGGCCGAGAAATACATTTCCCGGCTTATCGTGGCGTTTTTTTAAATCGCGTTTGAGCAATGTCAGCATATCCGGCGTACCCGTATGATCCTCTTGGGAGGGAATACCCGGCTGCTTCACAACTGCCAAAATATGATTGTCTTCAAACAGCACCGGAATTTCGCCGATGCCATCTAGAGAGGAGCCAGCCATTAGACAGACTCCCAGCGGCCCAGTATGCCGCAAGGCAGGTTCAGTCCGGATGCGGTAATAGGCAGGCCGATTTCGCCGCAATGAATCGCACCGCCGAAGCGCTTCGCCATCGTCATATGAAGCAGATTATGCAGTACGGATGGAGATAGACCTGTCGTGTACGAATTAATTAGCATAAACAATGGATTATCGGATAAAATCGTCGTGCAGAACTCAAGGAACGGGAACAGGTTCTCTTCCAGCTTCCACGTCTCGCCGTTCGGTCCTCGTCCGTAGGACGGCGGGTCCATAATAATAGCGTCATATTGACGGCCCCGGCGCTGCTCGCGTTGAACAAACTTAAATACATCGTCGGTAATGAAGCGGATCGGCTTGTCGGACAGCCCGGAAAGCTGGGCATTTTCTTTCGCCCACTGCACCATGCCTTTGGAAGCATCCACGTGAACTACCTCTGCGCCTGCTGCGGCAGCCGCAACAGTAGCTCCACCGGAATAGGCGAAAAGATTGAGTACGCGAATCGGACGGTCCGCCGTGCGGATTTTATCCATCATCCAGCTCCAGTTCACCGCTTGCTCAGGAAAGAGCCCCGTATGCTTGAAGCTGGTCGGCTTAATATGGAAGGACAGCTCTCCATAGGATATGGTCCAGCGCTCCGGCAGCTGGGAATTGAACTGCCATTCGCCGCCGCCAGAGGAGCTGCGGTGGTAGTGGCCGTCTGTTTTTTT from the Paenibacillus sp. BIHB 4019 genome contains:
- a CDS encoding class I SAM-dependent methyltransferase — encoded protein: MYVSDKWRDYEVIDTGNGDKLERWGSYILRRPDPQIIWPIAKEDGLWKKTDGHYHRSSSGGGEWQFNSQLPERWTISYGELSFHIKPTSFKHTGLFPEQAVNWSWMMDKIRTADRPIRVLNLFAYSGGATVAAAAAGAEVVHVDASKGMVQWAKENAQLSGLSDKPIRFITDDVFKFVQREQRRGRQYDAIIMDPPSYGRGPNGETWKLEENLFPFLEFCTTILSDNPLFMLINSYTTGLSPSVLHNLLHMTMAKRFGGAIHCGEIGLPITASGLNLPCGILGRWESV
- a CDS encoding MarR family transcriptional regulator; the protein is MVSDEFTRLWTKLSREWRTGLEEGLAPLTEGQLNVLDLLLQHQPMKPSDLLQHLATTPAAITTLLDRMERNELIVRTRDTADRRIVWVSVSGKGKSEAQRGKEVRTKLISEALDRISSHNQQLLVYLLGKVANR
- a CDS encoding CapA family protein, with the translated sequence MRRRTKIHLAVNMILLLLAAAGVLIIFFPPLAGSLPFTANSVDSTMLVARESSTSAQPATAPSATTSPVPSSEPLPETTTTQEAIVPPSSPSNSYQEALWVAVGDIMMHSPELPGAYNKKTKSYNFDPFFQDVAPILKEGDWVLANLETPVAGSAFAYTGYPTFNAPVALLDALQNAGFNILTNANNHMLDKGEKGLLLTLKHMKEKEFIIKGSAATQKEADTNIIVEKNGIRMGLLAYTYGTNGIAIPKGKPYMVPLIDEQKMIADIKKLKKAGADFVTVALHFGTEYQTKPNEEQKTLARKLIAEGADIIAGSHTHVIQPYEVLEATDDDGRERQGLIIYSMGNFISNQRGDTKDYGVIYQVLIRKNNGDGSIQLADIEAIPTWVYRYKPDHNYRYRILPVEQTLAEQSSKLLTPDLYAALKKNLSLLRTRLESMS
- a CDS encoding RluA family pseudouridine synthase, encoding MAGSSLDGIGEIPVLFEDNHILAVVKQPGIPSQEDHTGTPDMLTLLKRDLKKRHDKPGNVFLGLIHRLDQPVGGAMLFAKTSKAASRLSEAVRSRNFGKTYVCVVHGKPHAASGKLRHFIRKDAKLNQVTVFKQEAPEAKEAVLEYTVIASTDRYSLIAVMLHTGRPHQIRAQMAFIGCPLVADRKYGAPQTGGVNDIALWSTSVSVSHPITKEHVCFRSIPYGSKAWSWWPQAELEAAADVYLAEGESVHAPKD